The Plasmodium knowlesi strain H genome assembly, chromosome: 5 genome has a window encoding:
- a CDS encoding mRNA-binding protein PUF2, putative, whose amino-acid sequence MESVFLDNSCLSDDVNHIMIDFPLKDQFYYLKKLHSCSMIYRGIPTTRAQMMCLPTPLTGDHCSFLLGRKTGGSDSIGENPSNVGAVECSSNTVDPHTDNINSEGVPTDNINSANVPTTNINSANVPTTNINSVDVATTTSPANEAKTDREKLMSDILFLCFYKNGCKYVINKMKENEETEEKKIIQKSLLLDAVSLCPDVYGSYVAQSVFDLSDETYKERFADQFLEQTRYLSLHTYGCRLIQKSLESLCNEYRSKIFKQLQNDLITYICHQNGNHVIQKCIEVLPSGHIDTIISNIEEYLPFLSSHAYGCRIVQRIYEVGNTNQINRLNDKIVKKIYLIKNRYGNYVIQKCFEHSDDTVRFIITDEIVSDIYKLSSHKYACNIIEKILLKKEYKYKKKIIKKIVDDILEGNDNIITICKDCYGNFMMQKLLTTCRRKERSLIIKTIIENIDKLKDETYGKYILRAISNLET is encoded by the exons ATGGAGTCTGTCTTCCTTGATAATTCTTGCTTGAGCGACGACGTGAACCACATAATGATTGACTTCCCCTTAAAGGATCAGTTTTATTATCTGAAGAAGTTGCATTCCTGCTCGATGATATATAGGGGCATTCCCACTACTAGAGCGCAGATGATGTGTTTGCCGACTCCCCTCACGGGGGACCactgttccttcctcctcggTAGGAAGACAGGTGGTTCGGACTCTATTGGAGAGAACCCATCAAACGTAGGCGCAGTTGAGTGCTCATCCAATACGGTAGACCCCCACACCGATAACATCAACAGTGAGGGCGTACCCACCGATAACATCAACAGTGCGAACGTACCCACCACTAACATCAACAGTGCGAACGTACCCACCACTAACATCAACAGTGTGGATGTAGCCACGACTACCTCCCCAGCAAACGAAGCCAAGACCGACCGAGAAAAACTAATGAGCGATATCCTCTTCCTGtgcttttacaaaaatggatGCAAATAtgtaataaataaaatgaaggaaaatgaggagacagaggaaaagaagataaTTCAGAAATCACTTCTACTAGATGCAGTATCGCTATGTCCAGATGTGTATGGAAGTTACGTTGCGCAGAGTGTATTCGACTTAAGTGACGAGACCTACAAGGAACGCTTCGCAGACCAATTTCTTGAACAGACAAGATACCTCTCTCTACACACATATGGGTGTCGTCTCATCCAAAAATCACTAGAATCTCTGTGCAATGAATACAGaagtaaaatatttaaaCAACTACAAAACGATTTAATTACGTACATCTGCCATCAAAATGGGAACCACGTAATACAAAAGTGCATTGAGGTGTTGCCCTCTGGACACATTGACACCATCATAAGTAACATTGAAGAATATTTGCCTTTCTTAAGTTCACATGCTTATGGATGCAGGATCGTCCAACGCATCTACGAAGTTGGTAATACCAACCAGATCAACAGATTGAAtgataaaattgtaaaaaaaatatacttgaTTAAAAACAGGTATGGTAATTACGTTATTCAGAAATGTTTTGAACATTCCGACGACACCGTCAGGTTTATCATCACGGATGAGATTGTTAGCGATATATACAAACTGTCTTCTCACAAGTATGCCTG CAACATAATCGAGAAAATCCTGCTTAAGAAGGAATAcaaatataagaaaaaaatcatcaagAAAATTGTGGATGATATTTTGGAAGG GAACGATAACATCATCACCATTTGTAAAGATTGCTACGGAAACTTCATGATGCAGAAACTTCTGACCACGTGCAGGCGGAAGGAGAGATCCCTAATTATCAAAACGATCATAGAGAACATCGACAAGCTCAAGGATGAGACATACG GAAAATACATCTTGAGAGCTATAAGTAATCTAGAAACGTAG
- a CDS encoding bifunctional dihydrofolate reductase-thymidylate synthase: protein MEDLSEVFDIYAICACCKVTPPNDGIKNEPFGPRTFRGLGNNGALPWKCNSVDMKYFSSVTTYVDESKYEKLKWKRERYLQREASVGNVETHCGGDTVETEDNTTKLQNVVVMGRSSWESIPKQYKPLPNRINVVLSKTLTHEQVKEKVFIIQSIDDLLLLLKKLKYYKCFIIGGAQVYKECLNRNLIKQIYFTRINNAYQCDVLFPQFDEGQFRMTSVSEVYNNKGTTLDFVIYSKVGGEVDGGASNGSTMDMDSGSENCENVKCGAPNCNTSGCISPNCTSTREEKWRKCSPACQWKKSNADVEEDDLVYFSFNNKVGEKNPEHLQDFKIYNSVKIKQHPEYQYLSIIYDIIMNGNKQGDRTGVGVMSKFGYMMKFNLNEYFPLLTTKKLFLRGIIEELLWFIRGETNGNTLLKKNVRIWEANGTREFLDNRKLFHREVNDLGPIYGFQWRHFGAEYTNMYDNYEDKGVDQLKNVIHLIKNEPTSRRIILCAWNVKDLDQMALPPCHILCQFYVFDGKLSCIMYQRSCDLGLGVPFNIASYSIFTHMIAQVCNLQPAQFIHILGNAHVYNNHIDSLKVQLNRIPYPFPTLKLNPEVKNIEDFTISDFTIENYVHHDKIAMEMAA from the coding sequence ATGGAAGACCTTTCAGAGGTATTCGATATTTACGCTATCTGCGCCTGCTGCAAGGTCACCCCTCCTAATGATGGGATAAAGAATGAGCCGTTTGGCCCGCGAACCTTTAGGGGTCTTGGAAATAATGGGGCTCTTCCATGGAAATGCAACTCCGTTGACATGAAGTATTTCAGCTCGGTGACGACCTACGTAGATGAGTCCAAGTACGAGAAGTTAAAGTGGAAGAGGGAGAGGTACCTGCAAAGAGAGGCCTCAGTGGGGAATGTTGAAACCCACTGTGGTGGTGACACTGTAGAGACGGAGGATAACACCACCAAGCTGCAAAACGTTGTGGTAATGGGAAGAAGCAGTTGGGAGAGCATTCCCAAACAGTACAAACCACTCCCAAACAGAATCAATGTCGTTCTTTCCAAGACTCTAACACATGAAcaggtgaaggaaaaagtttttATAATTCAGAGTATAGATGACCTACtacttcttttaaaaaagctgAAGTACTACAAATGCTTCATTATTGGAGGAGCACAAGTTTATAAGGAATGTCTAAATAGGAACTTAATTAAGCAGATATACTTCACAAGGATTAACAACGCTTATCAGTGTGATGTTCTGTTCCCACAGTTTGATGAAGGTCAGTTTAGAATGACATCGGTCAGCGAGGTGTACAACAACAAGGGCACCACTCTGGACTTTGTGATTTACAGCAAGGTAGGGGGGGAAGTAGATGGGGGCGCTTCCAATGGAAGCACGATGGATATGGATAGTGGTTCGGAAAACTGCGAGAATGTAAAATGTGGCGCACCAAACTGCAACACCTCCGGTTGTATCTCCCCCAATTGCACGAGCACGCGTGAAGAGAAATGGAGGAAGTGCTCCCCCGCGTGTCAGTGGAAGAAGAGCAACGCCGATGTAGAGGAAGATGACCTCGTATACTTTAGCTTTAACAATAAAGTAGGAGAGAAAAACCCAGAGCATCTGCAggattttaaaatatataatagcGTCAAGATTAAGCAGCACCCAGAGTACCAATACCTAAGCATCATATATGACATCATCATGAATGGAAACAAACAAGGAGATAGAACAGGTGTGGGAGTGATGAGTAAATTTGGGTATATGAtgaaatttaatttaaatgaaTATTTCCCCCTATTAACAacaaagaaattatttctgAGGGGAATAATTGAAGAGTTGCTCTGGTTCATTCGGGGAGAAACAAACGGAAACACATTGTTAAAGAAGAACGTGAGGATATGGGAGGCAAATGGAACGAGGGAGTTCCTTGACAATAGGAAATTATTTCACAGAGAAGTGAATGACCTGGGACCTATTTATGGTTTCCAGTGGAGACACTTTGGTGCTGAATACACAAACATGTATGACAATTACGAAGATAAAGGTGTAGAccaattaaaaaatgttatccatttaataaaaaatgaaccaaCGAGTAGGAGAATTATCCTATGTGCATGGAATGTTAAAGATTTGGATCAAATGGCTTTACCTCCTTGTCATATCTTATGTCAATTTTACGTTTTCGATGGGAAACTGTCATGCATTATGTATCAAAGGTCTTGTGACTTGGGTCTTGGGGTCCCCTTCAACATAGCATCTTATTCCATATTCACACACATGATTGCACAGGTGTGCAATTTACAGCCTGCACAGTTCATACACATTTTGGGAAATGCCCACGTCTACAACAACCACATAGACAGCCTAAAAGTGCAGCTAAACAGGATTCCCTACCCCTTCCCAACGCTTAAGCTGAACCCGGAAGTGAAGAACATTGAAGATTTTACCATTTCAGATTTCACAATAGAGAACTATGTGCATCACGATAAAATCGCTATGGAGATGGCCGCCTAG